Proteins found in one Candidatus Krumholzibacteriia bacterium genomic segment:
- a CDS encoding C25 family cysteine peptidase, giving the protein MPRRAVRHSVFLFAAFLAGAFTAPAGHAGTLRQEVRLDLSRLQLQAAPAGGTVVQVPGMGRTWEQGFPELPYVVLTLLVPQGQRLIAVHVAGGSPARSVGGQVTLQAAQPKQTDDGDLVQPRPARLGKSGAALYPAVEAEPGGSGALHGYQLASVRLYPVRYEAGTGKILVRDRFDLDLDLEPTAAPFLQRQRFDASVEATARQEVERLVLNPEALGTYERRIGVLVESERRGFRPTQAPSLEGSPVENVIITSQALAANFQVLADWKTQRGVPTVVRTLEWIQANYQHGSDLQETVRNFIRSAYSLWSSHFVLLGGDTDVVPARYGYSEFGPETDRYIPTDMYFACLDGNWNADGDALWGEAAIPTDTPVDEPDLYAEVFVGRLPVSTPAEAGALISKIIQYEAPSVTTYQDEMLFLSEVLFPVDWAPGQVVIEDGADYSEYGLLPLVSPSTTVTKLYQNYTAFTGAGQLTLQSTLSALAAGPGFVNHIGHGFRYNMSVGDVSMLTHHAVALNNTTRRFVLYMLNCTATAFDFPCLAESYLDAPGGAVAVLGSTRAAFPLPSRNYNVGFFQAMYDGVVAKNLGVLFTASRLPYTPYAYYDTSDHYTHFLYNLLGDPEMVVHTSNLQSTAVTAPASLGLGLTQVQVTVTTNGVPRANALVCLQKGTEEYEHGRTDGAGQVTLAFVAETPGSAVLTASGQNMTTWVSTLPVNASVAPYVHVQNLVVDDDNNGGTVGNGDGRIDSGETVALDLTFANSGNGAASGVSGVLRLTSPWATVQDSTYTVGNVGSGGSVLVSGPVRFAVSASAPDGAVLACRFASTNGSATWNDTVNRVLHAPGMQLVLVDVLDPAPGGNNDGTIQAGETFDLVPSFKNYGSGAAIGLQSTLLSSDPDIVLTVNNISVGTAAPLQELVAANHFRLQENSLQENPLTLQLVDTYGHMKSWNLTLRGPVAPDAPVLDPSQGSTVMVCTWTPSVEPDLAGYHLYRSQTGLPPWTRVTLDRTNGVAYYRDSGLTPSTKYFYYVSAVDSSGNESAPSPLASANTSPSQLAGWPIQMAAVSSCPPAVGDITGDGNKDIVAGNLSV; this is encoded by the coding sequence ATGCCGCGTCGCGCCGTGCGCCACTCGGTTTTTCTCTTCGCCGCGTTCCTGGCTGGCGCCTTCACGGCGCCCGCGGGTCACGCTGGAACTCTCCGTCAAGAAGTCCGCCTCGACCTCTCCCGCTTGCAGCTCCAGGCAGCACCGGCCGGCGGCACGGTGGTGCAGGTCCCCGGCATGGGGCGCACCTGGGAGCAGGGGTTCCCGGAGCTCCCTTATGTCGTGCTCACCCTTCTCGTGCCGCAGGGACAGCGGCTCATCGCCGTCCATGTCGCCGGTGGGTCGCCCGCGCGCTCCGTGGGAGGTCAGGTGACCCTGCAAGCGGCGCAGCCCAAGCAAACCGACGACGGGGATCTCGTCCAGCCTCGACCTGCGCGGCTCGGGAAGAGCGGTGCGGCGCTCTATCCGGCGGTGGAAGCAGAGCCGGGAGGCAGCGGGGCGCTGCACGGCTACCAGCTGGCGAGCGTGCGCCTCTACCCGGTGCGCTACGAAGCCGGCACCGGCAAGATCCTGGTGCGGGATCGCTTCGACCTCGATCTGGACCTCGAGCCCACCGCGGCTCCGTTCCTGCAGCGCCAGCGCTTCGACGCCTCGGTGGAAGCCACGGCCCGGCAGGAGGTGGAGCGGCTAGTGCTCAATCCCGAAGCCCTGGGCACTTACGAGCGGCGCATCGGCGTCCTCGTGGAGAGCGAGCGCCGCGGCTTCCGTCCCACCCAGGCGCCGAGCCTCGAGGGCAGCCCGGTGGAGAACGTGATCATCACCAGCCAGGCCCTGGCGGCGAACTTCCAGGTGCTGGCCGACTGGAAGACCCAGCGCGGCGTGCCCACGGTGGTGCGCACCCTCGAGTGGATCCAGGCGAACTACCAGCACGGCAGCGATCTGCAGGAGACGGTGCGGAACTTCATCCGCTCCGCCTACTCGCTGTGGTCTTCGCACTTCGTCCTCCTCGGCGGTGACACCGATGTCGTCCCGGCACGCTACGGCTACTCCGAGTTCGGCCCGGAAACGGATCGATACATTCCCACGGACATGTACTTCGCCTGCCTCGACGGCAATTGGAACGCCGACGGAGACGCTCTCTGGGGCGAAGCGGCCATCCCCACCGACACGCCGGTGGACGAACCGGATCTCTACGCCGAAGTCTTCGTCGGCCGCCTGCCGGTGAGCACGCCGGCCGAGGCCGGGGCGCTCATCAGCAAGATCATCCAATACGAGGCGCCGTCGGTGACCACCTACCAGGACGAGATGCTCTTCCTGAGCGAGGTTCTTTTCCCGGTGGATTGGGCGCCCGGACAGGTCGTCATCGAGGACGGCGCGGATTACAGCGAGTACGGTTTGCTGCCGCTGGTCTCCCCCTCCACCACCGTGACCAAGCTGTACCAGAACTACACCGCCTTCACCGGCGCCGGGCAGCTGACACTGCAGAGCACTCTATCGGCGCTCGCGGCCGGACCGGGTTTCGTCAACCACATCGGCCACGGCTTCCGCTACAACATGTCCGTGGGCGACGTCTCAATGCTCACCCATCACGCCGTGGCTTTGAACAACACGACCCGGCGCTTCGTCCTCTACATGCTCAACTGCACGGCCACGGCCTTCGACTTCCCCTGCCTCGCCGAGTCCTACCTCGACGCGCCCGGCGGCGCCGTGGCCGTGCTCGGCTCGACGCGCGCCGCCTTCCCGCTCCCGTCGCGCAACTACAATGTTGGCTTCTTCCAGGCCATGTACGATGGCGTGGTCGCCAAGAACCTCGGCGTGCTCTTCACCGCCAGCAGGCTGCCGTACACGCCGTACGCCTACTACGACACCTCCGACCACTACACCCACTTCCTCTACAACCTGCTCGGCGATCCCGAGATGGTGGTGCACACCAGCAACCTGCAGAGCACCGCGGTGACCGCTCCCGCCAGCCTCGGGCTCGGCCTCACCCAGGTGCAGGTGACGGTGACGACGAACGGCGTGCCGCGGGCGAACGCACTGGTGTGCCTGCAGAAAGGTACGGAGGAGTACGAGCACGGCCGCACCGACGGCGCCGGGCAAGTGACGCTGGCCTTCGTGGCCGAGACGCCGGGCAGCGCCGTTCTCACCGCCAGCGGCCAGAACATGACCACCTGGGTGAGCACCCTTCCGGTCAACGCCTCGGTCGCCCCGTACGTGCACGTGCAGAACTTGGTCGTCGACGACGACAACAATGGCGGCACGGTGGGGAACGGAGACGGTCGCATCGACTCGGGCGAGACCGTGGCCCTCGACCTCACCTTCGCCAACAGCGGTAACGGCGCCGCCAGCGGCGTGAGCGGCGTCCTTCGCCTCACTAGCCCCTGGGCGACGGTGCAGGACAGCACCTACACCGTCGGCAACGTGGGCAGCGGTGGCAGCGTCCTGGTGAGCGGACCGGTGCGCTTCGCCGTCTCCGCCAGCGCTCCCGACGGCGCCGTCCTCGCTTGCCGGTTCGCGAGCACCAACGGCTCGGCGACCTGGAACGACACGGTGAACCGGGTGCTGCACGCGCCGGGGATGCAGCTCGTCCTGGTGGACGTGCTCGACCCGGCTCCGGGCGGGAACAACGACGGCACCATCCAGGCCGGGGAAACCTTCGATCTCGTTCCCAGCTTCAAGAACTACGGCAGCGGCGCCGCCATCGGACTGCAATCGACGCTGCTCTCCAGCGACCCGGACATCGTGCTCACGGTGAACAACATCAGTGTGGGCACCGCGGCACCCTTGCAGGAGCTGGTGGCGGCCAATCACTTCCGCCTGCAAGAGAACAGTCTGCAGGAGAACCCGCTCACCTTGCAGCTCGTCGACACCTATGGCCACATGAAGAGCTGGAATCTGACCCTGCGCGGCCCGGTGGCGCCGGACGCACCGGTACTCGACCCGAGCCAGGGTTCGACCGTCATGGTCTGCACCTGGACGCCGTCCGTCGAGCCGGACCTGGCGGGATACCACTTGTACCGGAGCCAGACGGGTCTCCCGCCCTGGACCCGAGTGACCCTCGACCGCACCAACGGCGTCGCCTACTACCGCGACAGCGGTCTCACCCCGAGCACGAAGTACTTCTATTACGTCAGCGCCGTCGACAGCTCGGGGAACGAAAGCGCCCCGTCGCCGCTCGCCTCGGCGAACACGAGTCCCTCCCAGCTCGCGGGTTGGCCTATCCAGATGGCGGCAGTGAGCTCGTGCCCCCCCGCGGTGGGCGACATCACCGGGGACGGGAACAAGGACATCGTGGCGGGGAACTTGAGCGTCTA
- the tkt gene encoding transketolase has protein sequence MTAPPALDALCINSLRVLAMDAVEQAKSGHPGTPMGLAPLAYLLWSRHLRHNPADPAWPGRDRFVLSCGHASMLLYGLLHLSGYDLSLDDLRQFRQWESRTPGHPEHGLTPGVETTTGPLGQGLGNAVGMALASTHLAALFDRPGHTVCDQRIFFIASDGDLMEGISHEAASLAGHLGLGRLVGFYDDNHITIDGSTSLAYSDDVARRFEAYGWQVQRLEDGNDLEALERATRAAIAETSRPSLVLVRTHIGYGSPHKQDTAEAHGAPLGAEEVRLTKAALGWPWPEAFYVPEEARAEWLHCRERGAKLQAEWEARWQAYARAHPEAARELERRRHAQLPPGWEEDLPRFGPAEPAMATREASGKVLNALAPRLPELVGGSADLAPSNNTLLRLSGNFSRSAPAERNLRFGVREHGMGAVLNGMALFGGVIPYGGTFLIFSDYMRPSIRLAALMGLHVLYVFTHDSIGLGEDGPTHQPVETLTALRCIPNLVVLRPADAAETAAAWSFAIRRRGGPVALVLTRQKLASLPAAAGEGGVERGGYVLTDATGGPPELLLLASGSEVGLVLEASRLLREVRTRVVSMPSHELFAAQPASYRDAVLLPGVPRLAVEAAHPLSWARWLAPEDDVVGIERFGASAPAAKLFEAFGFTPTAVAARASALLQRSRDSG, from the coding sequence ATGACCGCACCCCCTGCTCTCGATGCGCTCTGCATCAACAGCCTGCGCGTGCTCGCCATGGACGCGGTGGAGCAAGCGAAATCAGGCCATCCCGGCACCCCCATGGGCTTGGCCCCCCTTGCCTATCTGCTGTGGTCGCGCCACCTGCGCCACAATCCGGCGGACCCGGCGTGGCCCGGGCGAGATCGTTTCGTCCTCTCCTGCGGGCACGCTTCGATGCTTCTCTATGGGTTGTTGCACCTGTCGGGCTACGACCTTTCCCTCGACGACCTGCGCCAGTTCCGCCAGTGGGAGAGCCGGACGCCGGGACATCCAGAACACGGCCTCACCCCCGGTGTGGAGACGACGACGGGCCCGCTGGGTCAGGGACTGGGCAACGCCGTCGGCATGGCGCTCGCTTCCACGCACCTGGCGGCGCTCTTCGACCGGCCCGGACACACGGTCTGCGACCAGCGCATCTTCTTCATCGCCAGCGATGGCGATCTCATGGAAGGCATCTCGCACGAGGCCGCTTCCCTCGCCGGACACCTCGGGCTCGGCCGGCTGGTGGGCTTCTACGACGACAACCACATCACCATCGACGGCTCCACCAGCCTCGCCTACAGCGACGACGTCGCCCGACGCTTCGAGGCCTACGGCTGGCAGGTGCAGCGCCTCGAGGACGGCAACGATCTCGAGGCTCTAGAGCGGGCCACGCGTGCCGCCATCGCCGAAACCAGCCGGCCGTCCCTGGTGCTCGTCCGCACCCACATCGGCTACGGCAGCCCGCACAAACAGGACACGGCGGAAGCCCACGGCGCCCCGCTCGGCGCCGAGGAGGTGCGTCTCACCAAGGCCGCCCTCGGCTGGCCGTGGCCGGAGGCCTTCTACGTCCCCGAGGAAGCCCGGGCTGAGTGGCTGCATTGCCGGGAACGGGGCGCCAAGCTCCAGGCGGAATGGGAAGCACGCTGGCAGGCCTACGCCCGCGCCCACCCCGAAGCGGCGCGGGAGCTCGAACGGCGCCGCCACGCCCAGCTGCCCCCGGGCTGGGAGGAAGATCTGCCGCGCTTCGGTCCTGCCGAGCCCGCCATGGCGACGCGCGAGGCTTCGGGCAAGGTGCTGAATGCCCTGGCGCCGCGTCTGCCCGAGCTCGTCGGCGGTTCCGCCGATCTGGCGCCGTCGAACAACACGCTGCTCCGTCTCTCGGGGAACTTCTCGCGCAGCGCGCCCGCGGAGCGCAACCTGCGCTTCGGGGTGCGCGAGCACGGCATGGGTGCGGTCTTGAACGGCATGGCTCTCTTCGGTGGGGTGATCCCCTATGGCGGCACCTTCCTCATCTTCTCCGATTACATGCGCCCTTCCATCCGCCTGGCGGCGCTCATGGGACTGCACGTGCTCTATGTCTTCACCCACGATTCGATCGGTCTCGGTGAAGACGGCCCGACGCACCAGCCCGTGGAGACGCTGACCGCGCTGCGCTGCATCCCGAACCTGGTGGTGTTGCGGCCGGCCGACGCGGCGGAAACGGCAGCCGCGTGGAGCTTCGCCATCCGCCGTCGCGGCGGCCCGGTGGCTCTCGTGCTCACCCGGCAGAAGCTCGCCTCCCTGCCCGCGGCGGCCGGCGAGGGCGGCGTGGAGCGCGGCGGCTATGTCCTCACGGATGCCACCGGCGGCCCCCCGGAGCTACTGCTCCTCGCCAGCGGTTCGGAAGTGGGACTGGTGCTCGAGGCCTCGCGCCTGCTCCGCGAGGTGCGGACGCGCGTGGTCAGCATGCCGAGTCACGAGCTCTTCGCGGCCCAGCCCGCGTCGTATCGCGACGCCGTGCTCCTTCCGGGCGTGCCGCGCCTCGCCGTCGAAGCGGCGCATCCCCTCTCCTGGGCCCGCTGGCTCGCTCCTGAGGACGACGTGGTCGGCATCGAGCGCTTCGGCGCCTCCGCGCCGGCGGCGAAGCTCTTCGAGGCCTTCGGCTTCACACCCACCGCGGTGGCAGCACGGGCCAGCGCGCTCCTGCAGCGCTCCCGCGACTCTGGTTGA
- the egtD gene encoding L-histidine N(alpha)-methyltransferase — MTTSSIVIDDLGDDEDPSQLVQGIRDGLLRTPREIAPRFFYDDRGAELFEQITALPEYYQTRTERALLAEIAADVCAQSGGSVLVELGSGSSAKTRLLLEAMRRHQGCDLYVPFDVNGQVVRQAAESLVASYPGLRVHGVIGDFLRLDHRLPVGGRRLVIFLGGTIGNLEPRAARDFVASLARALHPGEAFLLGVDLIKDTRRLEAAYNDASGITAAFNRNILQVVNRVAQGDFRPECYRHLAFYDPAHHWIEMRLVATSAQKVRLGAARLDLALAREEFIRTEISVKYDPDMARELLLETGFELMQWYTDPEHLFGLALARRPGLSSTP, encoded by the coding sequence GTGACCACGAGCTCGATCGTCATCGACGACCTGGGCGACGACGAAGACCCGTCGCAGCTCGTGCAGGGAATCCGCGATGGTCTGCTGCGCACACCGCGCGAGATCGCACCGCGATTCTTCTACGACGACCGCGGCGCCGAGCTCTTCGAGCAGATCACCGCACTGCCGGAGTATTACCAGACACGCACAGAGCGAGCTCTGCTGGCGGAAATCGCCGCCGATGTGTGCGCGCAGAGCGGTGGCTCGGTGCTCGTGGAGCTGGGCTCGGGCAGTTCTGCGAAGACGCGCCTTCTCCTCGAAGCCATGCGGCGTCACCAGGGCTGCGATCTCTACGTCCCCTTCGACGTCAACGGCCAGGTCGTCCGGCAGGCGGCAGAATCTCTCGTCGCCAGCTATCCCGGTCTCCGCGTCCACGGGGTCATCGGCGACTTCCTCCGCCTCGACCACCGCCTGCCGGTGGGAGGACGGCGCCTTGTCATCTTCCTCGGCGGCACCATCGGTAACCTCGAGCCCCGGGCGGCGCGGGATTTCGTCGCCAGCCTGGCACGCGCGCTCCACCCGGGTGAGGCCTTCCTCCTCGGCGTCGACTTGATCAAAGACACACGCAGGCTGGAAGCGGCGTACAACGATGCGAGCGGGATCACGGCGGCGTTCAACCGCAACATCCTGCAGGTGGTGAACCGCGTGGCCCAGGGCGACTTCCGCCCGGAGTGCTATCGCCACCTGGCGTTCTACGATCCCGCGCACCACTGGATCGAGATGCGCCTGGTGGCCACCTCGGCGCAGAAGGTGCGCCTCGGGGCGGCGCGACTCGACCTGGCTCTGGCGCGCGAGGAGTTCATCCGCACCGAGATCAGCGTCAAGTACGACCCCGACATGGCGCGGGAGCTGTTGCTTGAGACTGGTTTCGAACTGATGCAGTGGTACACCGACCCGGAGCACCTCTTCGGGCTGGCCCTGGCCCGCCGCCCTGGGCTATCTTCCACCCCATGA
- a CDS encoding cytochrome c3 family protein — MSQLFHHSTNTLARVSIFGAVFLVAGFFGVVTLLDRSTYFTRQTEVLRQPVPFSHDHHVGAIGIDCRYCHTSVETAAFAGVPPTATCMNCHSQIWADSPMLQPVRDSFRTGEPLRWARVNDLPDFVYFDHSIHIAKGIGCAECHGRMDRMPLTHAASPLQMRWCLDCHRHPGDRVRPRAEVFNTKWEAPPGAAALRADLAKRYQVTSMTDCSTCHR; from the coding sequence ATGTCCCAGCTCTTCCACCACAGCACCAACACGCTCGCACGGGTCTCCATTTTCGGCGCTGTCTTCCTCGTCGCCGGGTTCTTCGGGGTGGTGACGTTGCTCGACCGCTCGACCTATTTCACCCGCCAGACCGAGGTGCTGCGCCAGCCCGTCCCCTTCAGTCACGATCACCATGTTGGCGCCATCGGCATCGATTGCCGTTATTGCCATACGTCGGTGGAGACCGCCGCCTTCGCCGGCGTACCCCCCACAGCGACGTGCATGAACTGCCATTCCCAGATCTGGGCGGACAGCCCGATGCTGCAGCCCGTGCGCGACAGCTTCCGCACCGGCGAGCCGTTGCGCTGGGCCCGGGTGAACGACTTGCCTGACTTCGTCTACTTCGACCACAGCATCCACATCGCCAAGGGGATCGGCTGCGCCGAGTGCCACGGCCGCATGGATCGCATGCCGCTCACCCACGCCGCCAGCCCGCTGCAGATGCGCTGGTGTCTCGACTGCCACCGGCATCCTGGCGACCGCGTTCGCCCGCGGGCCGAGGTCTTCAACACCAAGTGGGAGGCCCCGCCGGGGGCGGCGGCGCTGCGCGCCGATCTGGCCAAGCGATATCAGGTGACCAGTATGACGGATTGCTCCACATGTCATCGCTAG